One segment of Planctomycetota bacterium DNA contains the following:
- a CDS encoding methylenetetrahydrofolate reductase C-terminal domain-containing protein → MIVAASKPLDEVFGFIQNCRKVLVLGCAECVAVCQVGGEKEVGVLAQALRLKAQTSGKQIEFLENTVRRQCETEFVAPILEKLDGVQAIVSIACGVGVNFLSDQGPAIPVFPGVNTTFMGATVQHGEWAERCAGCGQCLLDLTGGICPVARCAKTILNGPCGGTKDGKCEISRPEAPVDCAWYLIVERCKKLGTLDRLKAVVAAKDWSKARDGGPRRMVRPDLMIAKETQA, encoded by the coding sequence ATGATTGTGGCAGCGAGCAAGCCGCTCGACGAGGTGTTCGGCTTCATCCAGAACTGCCGGAAGGTGCTGGTCCTCGGCTGCGCCGAGTGCGTGGCCGTGTGCCAGGTGGGCGGCGAGAAGGAGGTGGGCGTGCTCGCCCAGGCCCTCCGCCTCAAAGCCCAGACCAGCGGCAAGCAGATCGAGTTCCTCGAAAACACCGTCCGCCGCCAGTGCGAGACCGAGTTCGTCGCCCCCATCCTCGAGAAGCTCGACGGCGTGCAGGCCATCGTCTCCATCGCCTGCGGCGTGGGCGTGAACTTCCTGTCGGACCAGGGGCCGGCCATCCCGGTGTTCCCCGGCGTGAACACCACGTTCATGGGCGCCACGGTGCAGCACGGCGAATGGGCCGAGCGGTGCGCCGGCTGCGGCCAGTGCCTCCTCGACCTCACGGGCGGCATCTGCCCCGTCGCCCGCTGCGCCAAGACCATCCTCAACGGCCCGTGCGGCGGCACGAAGGACGGCAAGTGCGAGATCAGCCGCCCCGAGGCCCCCGTGGACTGCGCCTGGTACCTGATCGTCGAGCGCTGCAAGAAGCTGGGCACGCTCGACCGGCTCAAGGCGGTGGTGGCGGCCAAGGACTGGTCCAAGGCCCGCGACGGCGGTCCGCGCCGCATGGTGCGGCCCGACCTGATGATCGCCAAGGAAACCCAGGCCTGA
- a CDS encoding methylenetetrahydrofolate reductase, translating into MKSGSNLERVLAAGHFAVTAELGPPMSADANEVRHKMKLLRGAADAYNITDCQTAVVRLSSIASAIMLVQDGMEPVMQMTTRDRNRIAIQADILGAAAFGIKNCLCIAGDHQSFSAAGRLKGHPGAKNVYDVDSIQLVAILKKMRDEALQEGGDPLTVPPKLFIGAAWTPMGDPMDFRVLRLAKKVAAGADFIQTQGVYDVELFAKQMKEARNLGLHEKTAILAGIIVPKNAGMLRYMNSSVAGVKVPESLIARFPKPPKKDASKEEKKAAAAEAERIGKQIAVELIQQCREIEGVRGVHLQAIEWESAVPEIVKAAGLLPRPVVPAEPAQA; encoded by the coding sequence GTGAAAAGCGGCAGCAATCTCGAACGGGTGCTCGCAGCGGGACACTTCGCGGTGACGGCCGAGCTGGGCCCGCCGATGAGCGCCGACGCCAACGAAGTGCGCCACAAGATGAAGCTCCTGCGCGGTGCGGCCGACGCCTACAACATCACCGACTGCCAGACCGCGGTCGTGCGCCTCTCCTCCATCGCCAGCGCCATCATGCTCGTGCAGGACGGCATGGAACCCGTGATGCAGATGACCACGCGCGATCGCAACCGCATCGCCATCCAGGCCGACATCCTGGGCGCGGCCGCCTTCGGCATCAAGAACTGCCTGTGCATCGCGGGCGACCACCAGTCGTTCAGCGCCGCAGGCCGCCTCAAGGGCCATCCGGGCGCCAAGAACGTCTACGACGTCGACTCCATCCAGCTCGTGGCCATCCTGAAGAAGATGCGCGACGAGGCGCTCCAGGAGGGCGGCGACCCGCTCACCGTGCCGCCCAAGCTCTTCATCGGCGCCGCCTGGACCCCGATGGGCGACCCGATGGACTTCCGCGTGCTGCGCCTGGCCAAGAAGGTGGCGGCGGGGGCCGACTTCATCCAGACGCAGGGCGTCTACGACGTCGAGCTCTTCGCCAAGCAGATGAAGGAGGCCCGCAACCTGGGCCTCCACGAGAAGACGGCCATCCTGGCCGGCATCATCGTGCCCAAGAACGCCGGCATGCTCCGCTATATGAACTCCTCGGTCGCCGGCGTCAAGGTGCCTGAGTCGCTCATCGCGCGCTTCCCCAAGCCGCCGAAGAAGGACGCCTCGAAGGAGGAGAAGAAGGCGGCCGCCGCCGAGGCCGAGCGCATCGGCAAGCAGATCGCCGTCGAGCTCATCCAGCAGTGCCGCGAGATCGAGGGCGTGCGCGGCGTGCACCTCCAGGCCATCGAGTGGGAGAGCGCCGTGCCCGAGATCGTCAAGGCTGCCGGCCTCCTGCCGAGGCCCGTCGTGCCCGCCGAGCCCGCGCAGGCCTGA